One Synechococcus sp. PROS-9-1 DNA window includes the following coding sequences:
- the mnmE gene encoding tRNA uridine-5-carboxymethylaminomethyl(34) synthesis GTPase MnmE: protein MSGIGPDQELSIAAIATAVAPGQGGIAVIRLSGPRAVRAVAAITVIPGQQLWESHRVLYGHVVAAGGVERLDEVLVLVMLAPRSFTGEDVVEIHCHGGVIAVQQVLARVLEQPGVRRALPGEFSQRAVLNGRLDLSRAEAMSDLVGARSKRAAQLAMAGLDGGIQKKMVVLRERLLDQLSELEARVDFEEDLPPLNAEALLQELQAVRQELLTLVADGERGSVVRHGLRVALVGRPNVGKSSLLNLLSRRERAIVTDLPGTTRDLLESEIVLDGVPITLLDTAGIRATSDAVEQLGIARSRDALASADLVLLLFDLAQGWSDDDQALFALIPEGVSCLRVGNKADLRLEADGDAASVADVRLSAVTGDGEPTLVRAVLERCGALIEQPLLLALNQRQSDLAATAAEALARSEQVAADGLPWDFWTIDLRQAIRSLGEITGEQLTESVLDRIFSRFCIGK from the coding sequence ATGTCTGGGATTGGGCCAGATCAGGAGCTTTCGATCGCTGCGATCGCTACCGCTGTGGCACCGGGACAGGGTGGCATTGCCGTGATTCGGTTGTCGGGTCCCCGTGCTGTGCGCGCTGTTGCCGCGATCACGGTGATTCCTGGTCAACAGCTATGGGAGAGCCACCGGGTTCTGTATGGACATGTTGTGGCTGCCGGTGGTGTGGAACGGCTCGATGAGGTGCTGGTGCTGGTGATGTTGGCGCCGCGCAGTTTCACCGGAGAAGACGTGGTCGAGATTCATTGTCATGGCGGGGTGATCGCGGTACAGCAGGTCTTGGCACGTGTCTTGGAGCAACCAGGCGTGCGACGGGCCCTGCCCGGTGAATTCAGCCAACGCGCGGTGCTGAATGGCCGTCTTGATCTCAGCCGGGCGGAAGCGATGAGTGATCTGGTGGGAGCGCGCAGCAAGCGGGCAGCGCAGCTGGCGATGGCCGGTCTCGATGGTGGGATCCAAAAAAAAATGGTGGTCTTGCGCGAGCGCTTGCTTGATCAGCTCAGTGAGTTGGAAGCCCGCGTGGACTTTGAAGAGGATCTTCCTCCCTTGAACGCTGAGGCGCTCTTGCAGGAGCTGCAAGCTGTTCGCCAAGAGTTGCTCACGCTCGTTGCCGATGGCGAGCGGGGATCGGTTGTGCGCCATGGATTGAGGGTGGCGCTTGTGGGCCGGCCCAACGTGGGGAAAAGCTCCTTGCTCAATCTGTTGAGTCGCCGGGAGCGGGCGATTGTGACCGACTTGCCAGGCACCACGCGCGATTTGCTGGAAAGTGAGATCGTGCTTGATGGCGTACCGATCACCCTGCTGGACACTGCAGGGATCAGGGCCACCAGTGATGCCGTGGAGCAGTTGGGGATTGCTCGCAGCCGCGACGCCCTTGCGAGTGCTGATCTGGTGCTGCTGTTGTTTGATCTCGCCCAGGGTTGGTCTGATGACGACCAGGCCTTGTTTGCCCTGATCCCTGAGGGGGTTTCCTGCCTCCGGGTCGGCAACAAAGCAGACCTTCGCCTTGAAGCTGATGGGGACGCGGCTTCGGTTGCCGATGTGCGCCTCAGCGCGGTCACTGGAGACGGGGAACCGACTCTCGTGCGTGCAGTCCTGGAGCGTTGTGGCGCCTTGATCGAACAGCCCCTGCTCCTGGCCTTGAATCAGCGACAGTCTGATTTGGCTGCCACTGCGGCTGAGGCCCTGGCCCGGAGTGAGCAGGTGGCGGCTGATGGTCTCCCTTGGGATTTTTGGACGATCGATTTGCGTCAGGCGATTCGCAGCCTGGGGGAGATCACCGGGGAGCAGCTCACGGAGTCGGTGTTGGATCGGATCTTTTCTCGCTTCTGTATCGGCAAGTGA
- a CDS encoding DUF2062 domain-containing protein, whose product MKRLRNKLQRRLNRWLQWVWQQEGTPGQRARGLAAGVFCGCFPFFGFQTLLGIGLASVVRGNHLLAAAGTWISNPFTYVPLFWFNYRLGALILGEGAGWPGLNTLNQELLATAGWDVMSRLLLGSSLTGTVFGGLGWWLTLYCLQPQRNRATNPRHRERGRR is encoded by the coding sequence ATGAAGCGGTTGCGGAACAAATTGCAGCGACGCTTGAACCGATGGCTGCAGTGGGTCTGGCAGCAGGAGGGAACCCCTGGCCAACGCGCCCGCGGACTGGCCGCAGGAGTGTTTTGCGGTTGCTTTCCCTTTTTTGGATTTCAGACCCTGCTGGGAATTGGCTTGGCCAGCGTTGTGCGCGGCAACCATTTGCTTGCCGCCGCTGGCACCTGGATCAGCAACCCATTCACCTACGTGCCGCTGTTTTGGTTCAACTACCGCTTAGGGGCACTGATCCTCGGTGAAGGAGCTGGCTGGCCAGGGCTCAACACTCTCAATCAAGAACTGCTCGCCACGGCGGGGTGGGATGTGATGAGCCGTCTCTTGCTGGGTTCCAGCCTGACAGGAACAGTGTTTGGTGGGCTTGGCTGGTGGCTCACCCTTTACTGCTTGCAACCCCAAAGAAACCGGGCCACGAACCCTCGCCATCGAGAGCGTGGGAGAAGGTAA
- a CDS encoding YdiU family protein, whose amino-acid sequence MALPFEPSIEGLGGSYWDVVEAAVFPRTQLRFRNDALLRQLGVEPDGVSDQDVEMAYGRFEERVPLLALRYHGYQFGTYNPQLGDGRGFLYGQLRDRTGRLQDLGSKGSGTTPWSRGGDGRLTLKGGVREVIASEALHRLGVTTSRTLSLIETGDELWRGDEPSPTRSAVMVRMARTHLRFGTCERLLYLRDPEGLERLLRHVVAVYYPDIAAAHPAPDGDRLALEHQLLAFYGELVERVARLAAEWMSAGFVHGVLNTDNMSLAGESFDYGPFAFLDRWDPSFTAAYFDQTGLYSYGRQPAICRKNLQLLQNPLAMLLPRPRMEESLERYASTYQNHYRFCLVRRLGLTTNPDLESDERLVSATLELIASWPVGYGDFFAGLASAIQSAGLPQEPEGLPVFLNDGPAPAREMWQNWRNAWWWQTQAREVPGTEPDASVPEVLRRWNLSQTPTRSLIESLWEPIDQGDDWLPVGSWLASVMKA is encoded by the coding sequence TTGGCCTTGCCATTCGAACCTTCAATCGAGGGTTTGGGTGGGTCGTATTGGGATGTGGTGGAGGCGGCGGTGTTTCCACGAACGCAGCTGCGCTTTCGCAACGACGCACTGTTGCGTCAGCTGGGGGTGGAGCCAGATGGTGTATCAGATCAAGACGTCGAGATGGCCTATGGCCGTTTTGAAGAGCGCGTTCCCTTGCTTGCTCTCCGGTATCACGGCTACCAGTTCGGAACCTACAACCCCCAGCTTGGCGATGGCCGCGGCTTCCTTTATGGCCAACTGCGCGATCGAACCGGCCGGCTTCAAGACCTTGGCAGCAAGGGGAGTGGCACCACTCCTTGGAGTCGTGGTGGGGATGGACGCCTCACCTTGAAAGGAGGGGTTCGCGAAGTGATCGCCTCCGAGGCGTTGCATCGTCTAGGTGTGACGACGAGCCGAACGTTGTCGTTGATCGAAACGGGTGATGAGCTTTGGCGTGGGGATGAGCCATCGCCGACGCGGAGTGCCGTGATGGTTCGGATGGCGCGGACCCATCTGCGCTTTGGAACCTGTGAACGGCTGCTGTATTTGCGCGACCCCGAAGGGTTGGAGCGCTTACTGCGCCATGTGGTGGCTGTGTATTACCCCGATATTGCGGCAGCCCATCCTGCTCCTGACGGTGATCGACTGGCCTTGGAGCATCAGCTCCTCGCGTTCTATGGCGAGCTGGTGGAGCGGGTGGCTCGCTTGGCAGCTGAGTGGATGTCAGCAGGTTTTGTTCATGGCGTGCTCAACACCGACAACATGTCGCTCGCGGGTGAAAGCTTTGACTACGGCCCGTTTGCCTTTTTAGACCGCTGGGATCCAAGTTTTACGGCAGCTTATTTCGATCAGACCGGGCTGTATTCCTATGGGCGACAGCCAGCAATCTGTCGAAAAAATTTGCAGCTTCTTCAAAACCCTTTGGCGATGTTGCTGCCTCGGCCGCGGATGGAAGAATCGCTTGAGCGGTATGCAAGCACATATCAAAATCACTATCGCTTCTGCTTGGTGAGGAGATTGGGACTGACGACCAATCCTGATCTGGAAAGTGATGAACGCTTGGTGAGCGCAACGCTGGAGTTAATCGCGAGCTGGCCCGTTGGTTATGGAGACTTTTTTGCTGGGCTCGCTTCGGCGATTCAATCCGCTGGTTTACCCCAGGAGCCAGAGGGCTTGCCTGTCTTTTTGAATGATGGACCAGCTCCTGCCAGGGAGATGTGGCAAAACTGGCGCAATGCCTGGTGGTGGCAGACCCAGGCCAGAGAGGTGCCTGGGACTGAGCCAGACGCCTCAGTTCCTGAGGTGTTGAGGCGTTGGAACTTGAGCCAGACTCCAACGCGTTCTTTGATTGAATCGCTTTGGGAGCCCATCGATCAAGGAGACGATTGGCTCCCTGTTGGGAGCTGGCTTGCATCTGTCATGAAGGCTTGA
- a CDS encoding bifunctional (p)ppGpp synthetase/guanosine-3',5'-bis(diphosphate) 3'-pyrophosphohydrolase, producing the protein MLNATSAPEPSQTQSGSIQVASRLTALRERVVRSPEDYGIELPEWLEQCLIHVPPGVGHSCPTDPEALLAAAFDFAFQLHEGQFRASGDPYIVHPVAVADLLRDIGASASVIAAGFLHDVVEDTDVTPDQVESHFGSEVRELVEGVTKLGGLHFTNRTEAQAENLRKMFLAMASDIRVVLVKLADRLHNMRTIGALKEEKRQRIARETREIYAPLANRLGIGRFKWELEDLSFKLLEPEAFREMQQEVSTKRSEREERLSVTVQLLCDRLAAVGLDSCEVSGRPKHLYGIWTKMQRQQKEFHEIYDVAALRILTPNVESCYRALAVVHDTFRPIPGRFKDYIGLPKPNGYQSLHTAVIGRHRPIEVQIRTWEMHQVSEFGIAAHWKYKEGGSPATGGDTERFNWLRQLVDWQQEGGADDHNDYLASIKEDLFDEEVFVFTPKGDVVGLRKGSTAVDFAFRIHSEVGNHCHGVRINDRLSPLSTPLQNGDFIDILTAKNSHPSLDWLNFVATPTARNRIRQWYKRSHRDETIDRGKELLERELGRSGFDALLGSEAMRRVAERCNLQTTEDLLAGLGFGALTLHQVLNRLREEIRLQTAEAEAPLSNEDVAKQLVKQSEHPSHRDVPSAGAAPILGVEGLDHRLGGCCSPLPGEPILGAVALGNHGITIHRQDCANLEAIPTERRLPVRWNPSLQEAGSRFPAHLRIEVIDRVGILKDILMRLSDGSINVSDAQVRTAYGKPARIDLMVELGSAAQLQRTLDQIRSMADVIDIARTGQS; encoded by the coding sequence ATGCTCAACGCAACCTCTGCACCCGAACCTTCTCAGACTCAGTCTGGATCCATTCAGGTGGCTAGCCGCCTAACGGCCTTGCGCGAGCGTGTTGTGCGCTCGCCAGAGGATTACGGCATCGAGCTCCCAGAGTGGTTGGAGCAATGTTTGATTCACGTTCCTCCGGGTGTTGGACATAGTTGTCCGACCGATCCAGAGGCCCTGTTAGCGGCTGCTTTTGATTTCGCGTTTCAATTGCATGAGGGGCAGTTCCGCGCCAGCGGCGACCCTTACATCGTGCATCCTGTGGCCGTTGCAGATCTGCTCCGGGACATCGGGGCGAGCGCCAGCGTGATTGCTGCTGGTTTTCTGCACGATGTGGTGGAAGACACCGATGTCACGCCAGATCAAGTGGAAAGCCATTTCGGATCTGAGGTCCGTGAGTTGGTGGAGGGCGTCACCAAGCTGGGAGGCCTTCATTTCACCAATCGCACGGAGGCCCAAGCAGAGAATCTGCGCAAGATGTTTCTGGCCATGGCGAGTGATATTCGTGTGGTGTTGGTGAAGCTGGCGGACCGTCTGCACAACATGCGCACGATTGGCGCGCTTAAGGAGGAGAAACGGCAGCGCATCGCCAGGGAAACGCGTGAGATCTACGCCCCGCTGGCCAATCGCTTAGGGATTGGTCGCTTCAAATGGGAACTCGAAGATCTCTCGTTCAAGTTGCTGGAGCCCGAGGCCTTCCGCGAAATGCAGCAGGAGGTTTCAACCAAGCGCAGCGAACGCGAGGAGCGCCTCTCCGTCACGGTTCAGTTGCTCTGTGATCGTTTGGCTGCTGTTGGCCTCGACAGCTGTGAGGTGAGTGGTCGCCCGAAACATCTCTATGGCATCTGGACCAAGATGCAGCGCCAGCAGAAAGAGTTTCACGAGATCTACGACGTGGCTGCGTTGCGGATCCTCACGCCGAATGTCGAGAGTTGTTATCGCGCTTTGGCCGTCGTCCATGACACCTTTAGGCCCATTCCAGGACGGTTTAAGGACTACATCGGGCTCCCGAAGCCGAATGGATATCAATCACTTCACACCGCTGTGATTGGTCGCCATCGTCCGATCGAGGTGCAGATTCGTACCTGGGAAATGCATCAGGTGTCGGAGTTCGGCATTGCTGCTCACTGGAAATACAAGGAGGGTGGCTCCCCTGCTACGGGTGGAGATACGGAGCGCTTTAACTGGCTGCGTCAGCTCGTGGATTGGCAGCAGGAGGGGGGCGCGGATGATCACAATGACTACCTGGCTTCGATCAAGGAAGATCTATTCGACGAGGAGGTGTTTGTGTTTACGCCTAAGGGCGATGTAGTGGGGCTTCGTAAGGGGTCAACCGCGGTTGATTTCGCATTTCGCATTCACTCTGAGGTGGGCAATCATTGTCATGGTGTGAGGATTAATGATCGGCTTTCGCCTTTATCAACCCCGCTTCAAAATGGTGACTTCATTGATATTCTCACCGCAAAAAATTCCCATCCAAGTTTGGATTGGCTCAATTTTGTAGCCACTCCAACGGCACGAAATCGCATTCGTCAGTGGTACAAGCGCAGCCATCGTGACGAGACGATTGATCGCGGTAAAGAGTTGCTTGAACGCGAGTTGGGACGCAGTGGCTTTGATGCTCTGCTCGGCAGTGAAGCGATGCGCAGGGTGGCTGAGCGCTGCAATCTGCAAACCACGGAAGATCTCCTTGCTGGCCTTGGGTTTGGGGCTTTAACGCTGCATCAGGTGCTCAATCGCCTGCGCGAAGAAATTCGTCTGCAAACGGCTGAGGCGGAGGCACCTCTGAGCAATGAGGATGTCGCCAAGCAACTGGTCAAGCAGTCCGAGCACCCATCCCATCGCGATGTTCCGTCCGCAGGAGCGGCGCCCATCCTTGGTGTTGAAGGCTTAGATCATCGTCTTGGTGGATGTTGCAGTCCGCTGCCAGGAGAGCCGATCTTGGGTGCTGTGGCCCTTGGTAATCACGGCATCACCATCCACCGTCAAGACTGCGCCAACCTGGAAGCGATCCCGACGGAACGTCGTTTGCCTGTGCGTTGGAATCCATCGCTGCAAGAAGCAGGTTCTCGATTCCCTGCTCACTTGCGCATTGAGGTGATTGATCGCGTTGGGATTTTGAAGGACATCCTGATGCGTTTGTCCGATGGTTCGATCAACGTCAGTGATGCGCAGGTGAGAACGGCCTATGGCAAGCCGGCCCGGATCGATTTGATGGTGGAACTGGGGAGTGCAGCGCAGTTGCAGCGCACCCTGGACCAGATCCGCTCGATGGCAGATGTGATCGACATCGCGCGTACTGGCCAGAGTTGA
- a CDS encoding ABC transporter ATP-binding protein, giving the protein MPNAPGTVLTLNQLRLRYPGSESWTLDGLDLSLKSGDRLALVGPSGCGKSTVARAALQLLPPGSCCEGDLRLNGQDPRQLRRPALRALRGATVGLVFQDPMTRLNPLMTVGGHLLDTFAAHRPAMGHQERKDRAESLLEQVGIGAERFRAYPHEFSGGMRQRLAIALAIALAPPLVIADEPTTSLDVAVAGQVMAVLRTLCEELGSALLLITHDLAMANRWCEDMAVLDGGRLVEQNSSNQVLTHPQSEIGKRLVTAARAREGGDTPETPDGTAVLQVEGLRCWHNLGGPPWSPNWLKAVDGVSFSLQSGESLGVVGGSGCGKSTLCRALMGLTPIRGGDVWLQTQNLLQLRGSAERQARRTIQMVFQDPLACLNPALTVADAIADPLLIHGLASRAAARERARELLELVGLSPADHFQNRLPKQLSGGQQQRVAIARALALGPRVLICDESVSMLDAEIQAEVLALLRRLQQDLGLAMIFVTHDLSVASGFCHRVIVLDRGQVVEEGPGDQLLRHPEAAITRTLVEACPVLPTSNP; this is encoded by the coding sequence ATGCCCAACGCGCCAGGAACGGTTCTGACGCTGAATCAATTGCGCCTGCGCTATCCAGGAAGTGAATCCTGGACGTTGGATGGATTGGATCTCAGCCTGAAATCGGGAGATCGCTTGGCACTTGTTGGACCGTCTGGATGCGGGAAGAGCACCGTGGCGCGAGCCGCCTTGCAACTCTTACCTCCGGGGAGCTGCTGCGAAGGAGATCTACGTCTTAACGGTCAAGATCCACGCCAACTGAGGCGGCCGGCTCTACGCGCCCTGCGCGGGGCGACGGTGGGACTGGTGTTTCAAGACCCGATGACTCGGCTCAATCCACTGATGACCGTGGGTGGCCACCTCCTCGACACTTTCGCCGCTCACCGCCCAGCCATGGGACATCAAGAGCGGAAAGACCGCGCTGAAAGCCTGCTGGAACAGGTGGGTATCGGGGCCGAGCGCTTTCGGGCCTATCCCCACGAATTCAGTGGTGGCATGCGCCAGCGCTTAGCCATCGCGCTGGCCATTGCGCTCGCACCACCGCTTGTGATCGCTGACGAACCAACCACCAGCCTGGATGTTGCAGTTGCGGGGCAGGTGATGGCGGTGCTGCGCACTCTTTGCGAAGAGCTCGGAAGCGCCCTCCTGCTCATCACCCATGACTTGGCGATGGCCAACCGTTGGTGTGAAGACATGGCGGTGCTGGATGGGGGCCGTCTGGTGGAACAAAACAGCAGCAATCAAGTGCTGACCCATCCCCAATCCGAGATCGGCAAGCGGCTCGTCACAGCCGCCAGGGCCAGAGAAGGAGGCGACACGCCAGAAACACCTGACGGCACAGCCGTGCTGCAGGTGGAAGGACTGCGCTGTTGGCACAACCTCGGAGGACCACCCTGGTCTCCCAACTGGCTGAAAGCGGTGGATGGCGTGAGCTTCAGCTTGCAATCCGGTGAATCGCTGGGGGTGGTGGGTGGCTCTGGCTGCGGGAAAAGCACCCTGTGCCGGGCTTTGATGGGACTCACCCCGATTCGGGGAGGCGACGTTTGGCTCCAAACACAAAACCTGCTCCAACTGCGCGGCAGCGCTGAACGACAAGCAAGACGCACCATTCAGATGGTGTTTCAAGACCCATTGGCCTGCCTGAATCCAGCCCTCACCGTCGCCGACGCCATCGCAGACCCCCTACTGATTCATGGTCTCGCCTCACGGGCAGCCGCTCGAGAACGGGCTCGGGAGCTTCTGGAGCTTGTGGGATTGTCACCAGCGGATCATTTTCAAAATCGACTGCCCAAGCAACTGTCTGGTGGCCAGCAGCAACGTGTCGCCATTGCTCGCGCTTTGGCGTTAGGCCCGCGGGTGCTGATCTGCGATGAAAGCGTGAGCATGCTCGATGCGGAGATCCAAGCCGAAGTCCTCGCATTGCTGAGACGTCTGCAGCAAGACCTAGGCCTGGCGATGATTTTCGTGACCCATGACCTTTCAGTGGCGAGTGGCTTCTGCCATCGCGTGATCGTGCTGGATCGAGGTCAGGTTGTGGAAGAAGGCCCTGGAGATCAGTTGCTACGCCACCCAGAAGCGGCCATTACCCGCACATTGGTGGAAGCCTGTCCGGTGCTGCCAACCAGCAACCCATGA
- a CDS encoding RluA family pseudouridine synthase yields the protein MSVQGQGFVRPPLPEEVFTDGFGEGEGELVTLTYAKPLPMRLDRWLVSQRSEQSRSRIQKFIDAGYVRVNGKTGKAKTPLREGDQVQLWMPPPEPLPYLKPEPMDLDVLFEDEHLIVINKPAGLTVHPAPGNKDGTLVNGLLHHCQDLPGISGKLRPGVVHRLDKDTTGCIVVAKSQVALVRLQAQIQQRIASREYLAVVHGVPQGESGTILGAIGRHPVDRKKYAVVSDESGRYARTHWTLQERLGDYSLLRFKLDTGRTHQIRVHCAHINHPVVGDITYSRCRKLPVELPGQALHAFQLGLDHPMTKERMLFEAPVPLAMEKLLIVLRKRSA from the coding sequence TTGAGCGTTCAAGGCCAAGGGTTTGTGCGCCCCCCCTTGCCTGAGGAAGTGTTTACGGATGGGTTTGGAGAAGGGGAAGGAGAACTCGTCACCCTCACCTATGCCAAGCCCCTTCCGATGCGTTTGGATCGCTGGTTGGTGAGCCAACGGTCTGAGCAAAGCCGGTCTCGGATCCAAAAGTTCATTGATGCCGGATACGTGCGCGTGAATGGCAAGACGGGGAAGGCCAAAACTCCCTTGCGAGAGGGAGATCAGGTGCAGCTCTGGATGCCACCGCCAGAACCGCTGCCTTACCTCAAGCCCGAGCCGATGGATCTCGATGTGCTGTTTGAAGACGAGCACTTGATTGTGATCAACAAACCAGCCGGCTTGACCGTGCACCCAGCTCCTGGAAATAAAGATGGAACCCTGGTGAATGGTCTCTTGCATCACTGCCAGGACTTACCCGGCATTAGCGGCAAATTGAGGCCTGGAGTGGTCCATCGCCTCGATAAAGACACGACGGGTTGCATCGTGGTCGCGAAATCCCAGGTGGCGTTGGTTCGTCTGCAGGCTCAGATCCAACAAAGGATTGCCTCACGCGAGTATCTGGCTGTGGTCCATGGGGTGCCGCAAGGAGAGTCGGGAACGATCCTTGGAGCGATCGGCCGTCATCCTGTGGATCGCAAAAAATATGCAGTGGTGAGTGATGAAAGTGGTCGCTACGCGCGCACGCACTGGACCCTCCAAGAGCGACTCGGTGATTACTCCTTGTTGCGCTTCAAGCTCGATACGGGTCGCACGCACCAGATCCGCGTGCATTGCGCGCACATCAATCACCCCGTGGTGGGAGATATCACCTACAGCCGCTGCCGGAAACTTCCTGTGGAGCTTCCTGGGCAAGCCCTGCATGCCTTTCAGTTGGGCCTCGATCATCCGATGACGAAAGAGCGGATGTTGTTTGAGGCCCCAGTCCCATTGGCGATGGAGAAACTGTTGATCGTGCTGCGAAAACGAAGTGCTTAG
- the ylqF gene encoding ribosome biogenesis GTPase YlqF, which translates to MKTPPIQWYPGHIAKAEQQLKRNLDKVDLVIEVRDARIPLATGHPHLNRWLKGKQHLLVINRRDMVTTAAWEAWDQWFKAQGQRTVWCDAKAGTGVKLVQQAAIRAGNQLNERRKTRGMRPRAVRALTLGFPNVGKSALINRLVKKKVVASARRAGVTRTLRWVRLGQDLDLLDAPGVLPPRLDDQRAALHLALCDDIGQAAYDGELVAQAFLRILIDAQGRAASGVVLSVLEQRYGTPVAGHTADPAFWLEATAERHTSGDTARMAQRLLDDFRRSLLGSIALELPEQGES; encoded by the coding sequence GTGAAAACACCTCCGATTCAGTGGTATCCGGGGCACATTGCTAAGGCGGAACAGCAGCTCAAGCGCAACCTCGACAAGGTTGATTTGGTGATTGAGGTACGTGATGCCCGAATCCCTCTTGCCACCGGACACCCCCATCTGAATCGCTGGTTGAAAGGGAAGCAGCATTTGCTGGTGATCAATCGACGCGACATGGTCACGACTGCGGCATGGGAGGCCTGGGATCAGTGGTTTAAGGCGCAGGGGCAGCGCACGGTTTGGTGTGATGCCAAGGCCGGTACCGGGGTGAAGCTGGTGCAGCAGGCGGCGATTCGGGCTGGAAATCAGCTCAATGAGAGGCGGAAGACTCGGGGGATGCGCCCGCGGGCGGTGCGTGCCCTCACCCTCGGCTTTCCCAATGTGGGCAAGTCGGCCTTGATCAATCGGCTGGTCAAGAAAAAGGTGGTGGCGAGTGCTCGTCGGGCTGGTGTGACCCGCACCTTGCGTTGGGTGCGGCTTGGTCAAGACTTGGATCTGCTCGATGCTCCTGGCGTTTTGCCACCTCGTTTGGATGATCAACGGGCGGCGCTGCATCTCGCCCTCTGTGATGACATCGGCCAAGCGGCCTATGACGGCGAGTTGGTGGCCCAGGCGTTCTTGAGAATCTTGATTGATGCGCAGGGACGGGCGGCTTCCGGGGTTGTGCTGTCGGTTTTGGAGCAGCGTTATGGAACCCCAGTGGCTGGGCATACGGCTGATCCAGCGTTTTGGCTGGAGGCCACGGCCGAACGCCATACCTCTGGGGATACGGCACGGATGGCACAGCGTTTGCTGGATGATTTCCGACGTTCGCTGTTGGGTTCGATCGCTTTGGAATTACCGGAACAGGGGGAGTCTTGA
- a CDS encoding universal stress protein yields MFETVLFPLDYSREAVEAATKALDLARSHNSRLILLSVVQSERPEMHDHAVVATLLAETQARFEQVGVSCDVVEREGMPAFVICDVADELNVDVIVMSTRGVNLEAESGSTAARVIQLSPCPVLVVP; encoded by the coding sequence ATGTTTGAAACCGTGTTGTTTCCGCTTGATTACAGCCGAGAAGCAGTGGAAGCGGCGACCAAAGCCTTGGACTTGGCACGCAGTCACAACAGCAGGCTGATCCTGTTGTCCGTGGTTCAGTCCGAGCGACCTGAGATGCATGACCATGCAGTGGTAGCAACGTTATTGGCCGAAACTCAAGCCCGTTTTGAGCAGGTTGGGGTGTCTTGTGATGTGGTGGAGCGTGAGGGGATGCCAGCGTTTGTGATTTGCGACGTGGCAGACGAGTTGAATGTGGATGTGATTGTGATGAGCACCCGCGGCGTGAATCTCGAAGCCGAAAGTGGCAGCACGGCAGCGCGGGTGATTCAGCTCTCGCCTTGTCCAGTTTTGGTGGTTCCGTGA
- the pgk gene encoding phosphoglycerate kinase produces MAKRSLAKLNTGDLSGKRVLVRVDFNVPLNDAGAITDDTRIRAALPTINDLVGKGAKVILAAHFGRPKGQVNDAMRLTPVAARLSELLSKPVTKTDSCIGPDAEAKVNAMANGDVVLLENVRFFAEEEKNDPAFAEKLAGLADVYVNDAFGAAHRAHASTQGVTKFLKPSVAGFLMEKELQYLQGAVDEPKRPLAAIVGGSKVSSKIGVLEALIDKCDKVLIGGGMIFTFYKARGLAVGKSLVEEDKLELAKELEAKAKAKGVELLLPTDVLLADNFAPDANSQVADVTAIPDGWMGLDIGPDAIKVFQAALADCKTVIWNGPMGVFEFDKFAAGTNAIATTLAEIGGKGCCTIIGGGDSVAAVEKAGLAEKMSHISTGGGASLELLEGKVLPGVAALDDAA; encoded by the coding sequence ATGGCGAAGCGTTCTCTGGCAAAACTGAATACCGGCGACTTGAGCGGAAAACGCGTTCTTGTCCGGGTCGATTTCAACGTGCCTCTGAACGACGCCGGTGCGATCACAGACGACACGCGCATTCGTGCCGCACTGCCAACGATCAATGATCTGGTCGGCAAAGGCGCCAAGGTGATCCTGGCGGCTCACTTCGGCCGTCCCAAGGGTCAGGTGAACGACGCGATGCGCCTCACCCCAGTGGCCGCACGGTTAAGCGAGCTGCTCAGCAAGCCTGTGACCAAAACCGACAGCTGCATCGGACCTGATGCCGAAGCCAAGGTGAACGCCATGGCCAACGGCGATGTGGTTCTGCTCGAGAACGTGCGCTTCTTCGCGGAAGAAGAAAAGAATGATCCCGCCTTCGCTGAGAAGCTCGCCGGCCTCGCCGACGTTTATGTGAACGACGCCTTTGGTGCCGCTCACCGTGCCCATGCCTCCACACAAGGCGTGACCAAGTTCCTCAAGCCTTCCGTGGCTGGCTTCTTGATGGAGAAGGAACTTCAGTACCTACAAGGCGCCGTGGATGAGCCCAAGCGTCCTTTGGCTGCGATCGTTGGTGGCTCCAAGGTGAGCAGCAAGATCGGCGTTCTCGAAGCCTTGATCGACAAGTGCGACAAGGTGCTGATCGGTGGCGGCATGATTTTCACCTTCTACAAAGCCCGCGGCCTGGCTGTCGGCAAGAGCCTCGTGGAAGAAGACAAGCTGGAACTGGCCAAGGAATTGGAAGCCAAAGCAAAGGCCAAAGGCGTTGAGCTGCTGCTCCCCACCGATGTGTTGCTCGCCGACAACTTCGCTCCTGATGCCAACAGCCAAGTGGCAGACGTCACAGCGATTCCCGACGGCTGGATGGGACTTGACATCGGTCCTGATGCCATCAAGGTGTTCCAAGCCGCTCTGGCTGATTGCAAGACCGTGATCTGGAATGGCCCCATGGGCGTGTTCGAGTTCGACAAGTTCGCGGCCGGAACCAACGCCATTGCAACAACCCTGGCTGAAATCGGTGGGAAAGGCTGCTGCACAATCATTGGCGGTGGCGATTCCGTTGCGGCTGTTGAGAAAGCAGGCCTGGCCGAGAAGATGTCTCACATCTCCACCGGTGGTGGCGCCAGCCTTGAGCTGCTGGAAGGCAAGGTGCTTCCCGGCGTCGCCGCCCTTGACGACGCCGCTTGA